A window of the Dyadobacter pollutisoli genome harbors these coding sequences:
- a CDS encoding sugar phosphate isomerase/epimerase family protein, with the protein MNTRRSFVKKSFAGLVAGSLVSFPDNSSAGTLKEKKEDTFKLAMAGFSFVNFKLDESIEMMKKTDVHYLCIKDFHLPYKSTAEEIAAFHAKLKAANVTGYAVGPIYTKTHEDIDNAFDYAKRVGVNLIVGIPNHEDLKYVEQKVKEYDIRYAIHNHGPEDKLYPNATSVYNFVKDLDPRVGLCFDMGHNRRDNQDSVADMGKYAKRIFDIHLKNVTAATKDGKTCELGRGIIDIPAFVKMLRKVKYSGSCALEYEKDMKDPLAGIAESVGYFKGVCDVA; encoded by the coding sequence ATGAACACGAGAAGATCATTTGTCAAAAAGAGTTTCGCGGGCCTGGTGGCGGGAAGTTTGGTATCGTTCCCTGACAACAGCAGCGCCGGCACTCTGAAAGAGAAAAAAGAAGATACATTCAAGCTGGCAATGGCGGGTTTCAGCTTTGTTAATTTTAAGCTGGATGAATCCATTGAAATGATGAAAAAGACTGATGTTCATTATTTATGTATCAAGGATTTTCATTTACCATATAAAAGTACCGCCGAGGAAATCGCCGCATTTCATGCCAAATTGAAGGCAGCCAACGTTACCGGATATGCCGTCGGGCCGATCTACACCAAAACGCACGAAGATATTGACAATGCTTTTGACTATGCCAAAAGGGTAGGTGTGAACCTGATTGTGGGCATACCGAATCATGAGGACCTGAAATATGTGGAGCAAAAGGTGAAGGAATACGATATCCGTTACGCGATCCATAACCACGGCCCGGAGGACAAGCTTTACCCAAATGCGACATCTGTTTACAATTTTGTCAAAGATTTGGACCCGCGCGTAGGACTTTGTTTTGATATGGGCCATAACAGAAGGGATAACCAGGATTCGGTCGCGGATATGGGCAAATATGCCAAACGTATTTTCGATATACATTTGAAAAACGTGACTGCGGCTACCAAAGATGGTAAAACCTGTGAGTTGGGCAGGGGAATTATTGATATTCCTGCTTTTGTCAAAATGTTGAGAAAAGTGAAATATTCGGGGTCTTGCGCCCTTGAATATGAGAAAGATATGAAAGATCCATTGGCTGGTATTGCCGAATCGGTGGGTTATTTCAAGGGAGTTTGTGACGTAGCTTAG